One genomic region from Gemmobacter sp. 24YEA27 encodes:
- a CDS encoding arginine deiminase family protein — translation MTTTPVYRFNSVILRAPSRSIVNGLRAVDTGNPTYEGVKAEHEAYIAALTDAGCEVTLLPALEEFPDSVFVEDPALVFSEGAVILRPGAETRMRETQHIAPVLREKFATVLELAEGGYADGGDILTTPDQVMIGLSARTDRKGPRRCRIV, via the coding sequence ATGACCACGACCCCCGTTTACCGTTTCAACTCGGTCATTCTGCGCGCGCCGTCGCGCTCGATTGTGAATGGCCTGCGGGCGGTGGATACCGGCAACCCGACCTATGAGGGCGTGAAGGCGGAACATGAGGCCTATATTGCGGCGCTGACCGATGCCGGCTGCGAAGTCACGCTTCTGCCGGCGCTGGAGGAATTCCCGGATTCCGTTTTCGTCGAAGACCCCGCGCTGGTGTTTTCCGAAGGCGCGGTGATCCTGCGCCCTGGCGCCGAGACCCGGATGCGCGAAACGCAGCATATCGCGCCGGTCCTGCGCGAGAAATTCGCGACCGTGCTGGAACTGGCCGAGGGTGGCTATGCCGATGGCGGCGATATCCTGACCACACCGGACCAGGTGATGATCGGCCTCTCGGCCAGGACCGACCGCAAGGGGCCGAGGCGCTGCAGGATTGTCTGA
- a CDS encoding transporter substrate-binding domain-containing protein: MKKTLLSMAVLAAVSTAAHAEPLRLGVSPEPYMPMTSFDSSGTWVGIEAELTNLLCADIPEGCEIRQMTWEALIPALQEKKFDFIVGAFSVTDKRREVVDFSTPYVYAQTDVIGAKADSRPLALVKDPNGEGEVLSAEGLDGVIFGVQAATIQANYIAAYLPDNGTQNYNNADNAISDLMAGRVDYIVVDSDYGKDFLTSADGADYETKMRLPNNIVLGEGVAYAVRKGDAETLDKVNTALEKLLEAGTAKEILTKWGRE; this comes from the coding sequence ATGAAAAAGACCCTCCTCTCCATGGCAGTCCTCGCGGCGGTTTCGACCGCCGCCCATGCCGAACCGCTGCGCCTTGGCGTCAGCCCCGAGCCCTATATGCCGATGACCTCGTTCGATTCCTCGGGCACCTGGGTCGGCATCGAGGCCGAGCTGACCAATCTGCTTTGCGCCGATATCCCGGAAGGCTGCGAAATCCGCCAGATGACCTGGGAAGCGCTGATCCCCGCCCTTCAGGAGAAAAAGTTCGACTTCATCGTCGGTGCCTTCTCGGTCACCGACAAGCGTCGTGAAGTTGTCGATTTCAGCACGCCCTATGTCTACGCCCAGACCGATGTCATCGGCGCCAAAGCAGACAGCCGCCCGCTTGCGCTGGTCAAGGATCCGAATGGCGAGGGCGAGGTGCTGTCGGCGGAAGGTCTTGATGGCGTCATCTTCGGCGTTCAGGCCGCAACGATTCAGGCGAATTACATCGCGGCTTACCTGCCCGACAACGGCACCCAGAACTACAATAATGCCGATAATGCGATCTCGGATCTCATGGCGGGCCGCGTCGATTACATCGTTGTGGACAGCGATTACGGCAAAGACTTCCTGACCTCTGCCGATGGCGCGGACTATGAGACCAAGATGCGCCTGCCCAATAATATTGTCCTTGGCGAAGGCGTGGCCTATGCCGTGCGCAAGGGCGATGCCGAGACCCTCGACAAGGTGAATACCGCGCTTGAAAAACTCCTCGAGGCCGGCACCGCGAAAGAGATCCTGACCAAATGGGGTCGTGAGTAA
- a CDS encoding ABC transporter permease subunit (The N-terminal region of this protein, as described by TIGR01726, is a three transmembrane segment that identifies a subfamily of ABC transporter permease subunits, which specificities that include histidine, arginine, glutamine, glutamate, L-cystine (sic), the opines (in Agrobacterium) octopine and nopaline, etc.), translated as MDSKWELLGWGDAGWGDQLLHGFMMTIVVSVIAYALSLTIGLLAALSKLSASRILRGIANTYTTIVRSLPELLVILIVYFSLVGGAEKLLKSLGLVSDRFEFSGFWAAVVALAFVNGAFMTEVMRAGILAVPKGQTEAAEAIGMPRALLFRRIVLPQMLRHSVPGLGNLWLAITKESAVVAVLGTFNELLFTAYRAAGVTKEYGLFYSVVAAAFLLISLVSMAIIHRIEKRVGRGF; from the coding sequence ATGGACTCAAAATGGGAATTGCTCGGCTGGGGTGATGCCGGCTGGGGCGACCAGCTTCTGCATGGCTTCATGATGACGATCGTCGTATCGGTGATTGCCTATGCGCTGTCGCTTACGATCGGACTTCTGGCGGCGCTGAGCAAACTCTCCGCGAGCCGCATTCTGCGCGGCATTGCCAATACTTATACGACAATTGTGCGCTCTCTGCCCGAGCTTCTGGTCATCCTGATCGTCTATTTCTCGCTGGTCGGCGGGGCGGAAAAGCTGCTGAAGAGCCTGGGGCTGGTCAGCGACAGGTTTGAATTCAGCGGGTTCTGGGCTGCGGTCGTCGCACTGGCCTTCGTCAATGGCGCCTTCATGACCGAGGTGATGCGCGCCGGCATCCTCGCGGTGCCAAAGGGCCAGACCGAGGCGGCCGAGGCCATCGGCATGCCGCGCGCGCTGCTGTTTCGCCGCATCGTGCTGCCGCAGATGCTGCGCCATTCGGTGCCGGGCCTGGGCAATCTCTGGCTTGCCATCACCAAGGAAAGCGCGGTCGTGGCCGTGCTTGGCACCTTCAACGAGCTGCTCTTTACCGCTTATCGCGCCGCCGGGGTGACCAAGGAATACGGGCTCTTCTACAGCGTGGTCGCCGCTGCCTTCCTCCTCATCTCGCTGGTTTCCATGGCGATCATCCATCGCATCGAAAAGCGCGTGGGAAGGGGCTTCTGA
- a CDS encoding ABC transporter permease subunit (The N-terminal region of this protein, as described by TIGR01726, is a three transmembrane segment that identifies a subfamily of ABC transporter permease subunits, which specificities that include histidine, arginine, glutamine, glutamate, L-cystine (sic), the opines (in Agrobacterium) octopine and nopaline, etc.), protein MISDILQFLPPLIKALPLTLMLTAVAGTLGLFFGIILALARISGYRILVWPSFTLGLVMRGTPLLVQLYLVYYGLGELLPGTWVRHSWLWPYLRNAIWYAILVLTISQACYNAEVLRGAILAVPKGQIEAARAVGMSPGRIFRRITLPQAFHAALPVLASDVIILLKATSLASTVTIMEVLGTARALQRETMMILEPLIAAAIIYFVVVLILTQLTSLLERKATSYRAR, encoded by the coding sequence ATGATCAGCGATATTCTTCAGTTTCTGCCGCCCCTGATAAAGGCGCTGCCGCTTACGCTGATGCTGACGGCGGTTGCGGGCACGCTCGGGCTGTTTTTCGGCATCATCCTGGCACTTGCCCGGATTTCGGGCTACCGGATCCTTGTCTGGCCCTCGTTCACGCTGGGCCTCGTGATGCGGGGGACGCCGCTTCTGGTGCAGCTTTATCTGGTCTATTATGGCCTTGGAGAGCTGCTGCCCGGAACCTGGGTGCGGCATTCCTGGCTCTGGCCCTATCTGCGCAATGCGATCTGGTACGCGATCCTTGTGCTGACCATCAGCCAGGCCTGCTATAATGCCGAAGTGTTGCGTGGCGCCATCCTTGCGGTGCCGAAGGGCCAGATCGAGGCCGCTCGTGCCGTCGGCATGAGCCCGGGGCGCATCTTCCGCCGCATCACCCTGCCGCAGGCTTTCCATGCGGCGTTGCCGGTTCTGGCCAGCGATGTGATCATCCTCCTGAAGGCGACCTCTCTCGCCTCGACCGTCACGATCATGGAAGTGCTGGGCACTGCCCGCGCCCTTCAGCGCGAGACCATGATGATCCTCGAGCCGCTGATCGCAGCTGCGATCATCTATTTCGTCGTCGTTCTCATCCTCACGCAGCTCACCTCGCTGCTTGAGCGCAAAGCAACCAGCTATCGTGCCCGATGA
- a CDS encoding ATP-binding cassette domain-containing protein: protein MANDIALAVRDIRKKFGPLEVLKGISLEARRGDVISLIGQSGSGKSTLLRCINYLETPDSGEIIVGNEVIRARPVKGRMPRADRRQLELVRQRLGMVFQNFNLWAHMTVLENIIEGPRHLLGLTRDQAVAEAELLLEKVGIREKRDSYPSRLSGGQQQRVAIARALAMNPEVMLFDEPTSALDPELVQEVLQVIKGLAAEGRTMILVTHEMALARDISSEVVFLHQGLVEERGAPSDMMSNPKSDRLRQFLRMVA, encoded by the coding sequence ATGGCCAATGATATTGCGCTTGCGGTCAGGGATATCCGCAAGAAATTCGGCCCGCTCGAGGTCCTCAAAGGCATCAGCCTCGAGGCAAGGCGCGGGGATGTCATCTCGCTGATCGGGCAAAGCGGGTCAGGGAAAAGCACGCTTTTGCGCTGTATCAATTATCTCGAGACCCCGGACAGCGGTGAAATCATCGTCGGCAATGAGGTGATCCGTGCCCGGCCCGTCAAGGGCAGGATGCCGCGCGCCGACCGCAGGCAGCTGGAACTGGTTCGCCAGCGCCTTGGCATGGTGTTCCAGAACTTCAATCTCTGGGCGCATATGACGGTGCTGGAAAACATCATCGAAGGGCCGCGCCACCTGCTGGGCCTCACGCGCGACCAGGCCGTGGCCGAGGCGGAGCTGCTGCTGGAGAAGGTCGGCATCCGTGAAAAGAGAGACAGCTACCCTTCGCGCCTCTCTGGCGGCCAGCAGCAGCGCGTGGCTATTGCGCGCGCGCTGGCGATGAACCCCGAGGTCATGCTCTTTGACGAACCGACCTCGGCGCTTGATCCCGAACTGGTGCAGGAGGTGCTGCAGGTCATCAAAGGGCTTGCCGCCGAGGGCCGCACCATGATCCTCGTCACCCATGAAATGGCACTGGCGCGGGACATCTCCTCCGAGGTGGTCTTCCTGCATCAGGGCCTGGTCGAAGAGCGCGGCGCGCCCTCCGACATGATGAGCAATCCGAAATCGGACCGGCTGCGTCAGTTCCTGCGCATGGTCGCGTGA
- a CDS encoding M20/M25/M40 family metallo-hydrolase, whose translation MANEEQPGGSQIGRAVQGKNAARCLDHALRLVEWASETGTPGEAAFGEKAAALLRGLPCFADHPERVRLIGSHGDPQRQIVVGLLRGAGRRTLVLAGHYDVVSAANYRDLADLAFSPGPLLAALRQDLASRPLSAAEEKARADFESGDFLPGRGLLDMKSGIAAGITTLENFAGAGAAEGNLLLVMTPDEEASSQGMRAFRDILPELAREWDLEIAGGINLDATSDQGDGAGGRAIYKGTIGKLLPFAMVVGKPSHASYPFDGASAHLIAAHLMTAMETNPDLCDRGGAEVSPPPICLDGGDFRAGYDVTTPEQVWLAFNWLSHSRSPSALMAQFHSLAENALAAAMAAFARNRHAFTGEVAEPDPSRVLTVAELMGLVAAREGQAALEEILETPPAHDNPLALSRALCTRLVARAGLNGPAIVLGFGSLHYPHSHLDPDRTDDAALISAIETARQEIFAATGVEICWRDTFVGISDMSFLGNVPAPEDARIVAENTPARRYIDHVPDNALRFPVVNIGPWGREYHQRLERVHAPYAFETLPDFLTAIVARFFDRDSDAQVGRRCRAPHRPLWTMSRNSPDRNAESSLSAGQASRQRSGSAARAREIRDDLRRPSGALTRRGLNKAEPFVRMH comes from the coding sequence ATGGCGAATGAAGAACAGCCCGGCGGCAGCCAGATCGGGCGCGCGGTTCAGGGTAAAAACGCAGCGCGCTGCCTGGATCATGCCCTGCGCCTTGTGGAATGGGCGAGCGAGACCGGCACCCCGGGCGAAGCGGCCTTTGGCGAGAAAGCTGCAGCCCTTTTGCGCGGGCTGCCCTGTTTCGCGGATCATCCTGAACGGGTGCGGCTGATCGGCAGCCATGGCGATCCGCAGCGGCAGATCGTGGTCGGGCTTTTGCGCGGGGCCGGGCGGCGGACCCTGGTGCTTGCGGGCCATTATGATGTGGTTTCCGCCGCGAATTACCGTGACCTTGCAGATCTGGCCTTCTCGCCCGGACCACTGCTGGCCGCGCTGCGCCAGGATCTGGCCAGCCGCCCGCTTTCCGCAGCCGAGGAAAAGGCGCGGGCCGATTTCGAAAGCGGTGACTTCCTGCCGGGGCGCGGTCTTCTCGATATGAAAAGCGGCATTGCCGCCGGGATCACCACGCTGGAGAATTTCGCGGGTGCCGGCGCGGCAGAGGGCAATCTGCTGCTCGTCATGACGCCGGATGAAGAGGCGAGTTCGCAGGGGATGCGGGCCTTTCGTGACATCCTGCCCGAGCTCGCGCGCGAATGGGATCTTGAGATTGCGGGCGGCATCAATCTGGATGCGACCAGCGATCAGGGCGACGGCGCCGGGGGCCGGGCAATCTACAAAGGCACGATCGGCAAGCTCCTGCCGTTTGCGATGGTCGTGGGCAAGCCCTCCCATGCGAGCTATCCTTTCGACGGCGCCAGCGCGCATCTGATCGCGGCGCATCTGATGACCGCGATGGAGACCAATCCCGATCTTTGCGACCGCGGCGGCGCCGAGGTCTCGCCGCCGCCGATCTGTCTTGACGGTGGTGACTTCCGCGCGGGCTATGATGTGACCACGCCGGAACAGGTCTGGCTGGCCTTCAACTGGCTGTCGCACAGCCGCAGCCCCTCGGCGCTGATGGCGCAGTTCCATAGCCTTGCTGAAAACGCGCTGGCGGCGGCGATGGCGGCTTTCGCGCGCAACCGGCACGCCTTTACCGGCGAAGTCGCAGAGCCCGATCCTTCGCGCGTCCTGACGGTCGCCGAACTGATGGGCCTTGTTGCCGCGCGTGAAGGTCAGGCCGCGCTGGAGGAGATCCTTGAAACACCGCCGGCCCACGACAATCCGCTGGCGCTCAGCCGGGCGCTTTGCACGCGGCTGGTGGCGCGTGCAGGGCTGAACGGGCCCGCGATTGTGCTGGGCTTTGGCAGTCTGCATTACCCGCACAGCCATCTCGATCCCGACCGCACTGATGACGCGGCGCTGATAAGCGCGATCGAAACCGCAAGGCAGGAGATCTTTGCTGCGACCGGGGTAGAGATCTGCTGGCGTGACACCTTTGTCGGCATCTCGGACATGAGCTTTCTGGGCAATGTCCCAGCACCGGAAGACGCAAGGATCGTCGCGGAAAACACGCCCGCGCGGCGCTATATCGACCATGTGCCGGATAATGCGCTGCGCTTTCCGGTGGTCAATATCGGTCCCTGGGGCCGCGAATATCACCAACGGCTGGAACGGGTGCACGCCCCCTATGCCTTTGAAACACTGCCGGATTTTCTGACGGCAATCGTTGCGCGCTTCTTCGACCGGGATAGCGATGCGCAAGTGGGGCGCCGTTGCCGCGCCCCTCATCGACCTTTGTGGACGATGTCCCGAAACAGCCCGGACAGGAATGCGGAGTCCAGCTTGTCGGCAGGACAGGCCTCTCGGCAAAGATCCGGCTCGGCAGCGCGCGCCCGCGAAATTCGGGATGATCTGCGCCGCCCGTCCGGGGCTCTGACCAGGCGAGGTCTCAACAAAGCCGAGCCATTCGTGCGAATGCACTAA
- a CDS encoding TetR family transcriptional regulator C-terminal domain-containing protein, with protein sequence MTKAPAWRRIPEAQRRGDLVEAALDVIAQSGLQGATFREIAKQAGVAPGLIAHHFESKEILLQEAYRRVVSVLTFTDEEDAGSAAENLRRFIVANLTEPVSNNRNLALWSAFISQVSHDPTLAGIHCEGYLAFRNKLQRLIVAFLASRGKEIDPVRAHRLAVAINALMDGLWLEGRLAGGLFEENELVTVALSSVEALTGEAFVPPGQGENDMPVRMIDGE encoded by the coding sequence ATGACAAAGGCCCCGGCCTGGCGGCGGATCCCCGAGGCGCAACGCCGGGGCGATCTGGTCGAGGCGGCGCTGGACGTGATTGCGCAGTCGGGGCTGCAGGGCGCAACCTTCCGCGAGATTGCGAAACAGGCCGGGGTTGCCCCCGGTCTGATCGCGCATCACTTTGAAAGCAAAGAGATCCTCTTGCAGGAGGCGTATCGTAGGGTGGTCTCTGTCCTGACCTTCACCGATGAGGAAGATGCAGGATCGGCGGCGGAGAACCTGCGCCGTTTCATTGTGGCCAATCTGACCGAGCCGGTTTCCAACAACCGAAATCTGGCGCTCTGGTCGGCTTTTATCAGCCAGGTGAGCCATGACCCGACGCTGGCCGGGATCCATTGCGAGGGCTATCTGGCCTTTCGCAACAAGCTGCAGCGCCTGATCGTGGCTTTCCTGGCCTCGCGCGGCAAAGAGATCGATCCGGTACGCGCCCATCGGCTCGCCGTGGCGATCAATGCGCTGATGGACGGGCTCTGGCTGGAGGGCCGGCTTGCGGGCGGGCTTTTCGAGGAAAATGAACTGGTGACGGTGGCCCTGTCATCGGTCGAGGCCCTGACGGGAGAGGCCTTTGTGCCGCCCGGACAGGGTGAGAATGACATGCCGGTGAGGATGATCGATGGCGAATGA
- a CDS encoding arginine deiminase family protein, which translates to MAQYGSQEMSAPLLKVMMRRPGASLIKADPADWNYVTPFDSTKAIAQYQGFADLIVKAGAEIIWLEDQDDGLADAMFTHDPSLMTDKGAIILNMGKLRRRDEPALHEAVYQQHQIPVAGRITGEATVEAGDCIWLDPKTLLVGRGIRTNQQGIDQLTAILAPDGISVIAFDLPLWDGEAACLHLLSVLSPLADDLVLAFLPLLPVALYRLLKQRGIRIVEAPKDEFLASNGLSLNVLPTRPSELIMLSGFPKTTAALEAAGCTVETFEGDALCIACEGGPTCLTRPVHRQAA; encoded by the coding sequence ATGGCACAATACGGTTCACAGGAAATGTCGGCGCCTTTGCTGAAGGTGATGATGCGCCGCCCGGGGGCGAGCCTTATCAAGGCCGATCCCGCTGACTGGAACTATGTGACCCCCTTCGACAGCACCAAAGCCATCGCGCAATATCAGGGCTTTGCCGATCTGATCGTGAAGGCCGGGGCCGAGATCATCTGGCTTGAGGATCAGGACGACGGCCTTGCCGATGCGATGTTCACACATGACCCTTCGCTGATGACCGACAAGGGCGCGATCATCCTCAATATGGGCAAGCTGCGCCGTCGGGATGAACCCGCTCTGCACGAGGCCGTCTATCAGCAGCATCAGATTCCGGTTGCAGGCCGGATCACCGGCGAGGCAACCGTCGAGGCCGGTGACTGTATCTGGCTTGACCCAAAAACGCTGCTCGTCGGGCGCGGCATCCGCACCAATCAGCAGGGCATCGACCAGCTGACTGCAATCCTTGCCCCCGATGGCATCAGCGTCATCGCCTTTGACCTGCCGCTCTGGGATGGTGAGGCCGCCTGCCTGCATCTCCTGTCGGTGCTGAGCCCGCTGGCGGATGACCTGGTGCTGGCCTTCCTGCCGCTGCTGCCGGTCGCGCTTTACAGGCTTTTGAAACAGCGCGGCATCCGCATTGTCGAGGCGCCGAAGGATGAATTCCTCGCCAGCAACGGCCTCAGCCTCAATGTGCTGCCGACCCGCCCGTCTGAGCTGATCATGCTCAGCGGTTTCCCGAAAACCACGGCCGCACTTGAAGCTGCCGGCTGCACCGTGGAAACCTTCGAGGGCGACGCGCTTTGCATCGCCTGCGAAGGCGGGCCGACCTGCCTCACCCGTCCGGTGCACCGGCAAGCGGCATGA